The Amycolatopsis methanolica 239 nucleotide sequence GCTAACGAGTTGTCACGAGTCCGAAGAGGTCGAACCGGACGACTTCGACGAGCTCGACGGCGGGGTCTGGGTCGCGCTCGCGGCCGCCTTCGCCGCCTCGTACTCGGGCGTGCCGGGCAGGGGGGTGTTGTCGATCAGGGCCTGGAACAGCTCCTTGGACCTGGTCTCCAGGAGCACCTCGTTGCCGCGGGTGTTCGGCTCGCCGACGGTCGGGACGGTGAGGAACTTCAGCTTGCTGGTGTCCAGGCCCTTCATCGACTGGGCCAGCGTCAGCATCTGGTCGACGCCGATGTTGTCGCCGAAGGTGGCCCGGGCGAACGCGGTCACGAAGTTCGTGAGCTGCGTCGGGTCGGTGATGACGCCCTGCGACATCGCCTTCTGCAGCAGCGCGGTGAGGAACTGCTGCTGCCGCTTGATGCGGCCGTAGTCCGAGGTCGGGTCGCCGACCACGTGGCGGGCGCGGACGAAGCTGAGCGCCTGGTCGCCGGAGATCGTCACGTCGCCGGTCTCGGCGATCACCATCCCCAGGGTGGTGTCCCGGATCGGGCTGTCGACGTGCACGGTCACGCCGTGCACCGCGTCGACCATCTCCTTGAACCCGCCGAAGTCGATGCCGACGAAGTGGTTAACGCGCAGCCCGGTTTGTTGCTGAACCCATTTGGTGAGGCACTTGGGCCCGCCGACCGCGTACGCGGTGTTCAGCTTGACCTTGGTGGCCGCGGAGACGATCTCGCTGGTGTAGGTGCCCGCGGCGGCGTCGTAGCGCTCGCAGGCGGGCCGGGAGATCTCCAGGTCACGGGGGAAGGACACGATCACCGCGCGCTTCCGGTCGGCCGGGACGTGCGCCAGCATGATGGTGTCCGAGCGGGCGCCGCCGATGGTGTCAGCGTCACCGACGTTCTCCTCGGCGGTGGCGCCGGCGCGGGTGTCGGAGCCGACGATGAGGAAGTTCTCGTCACCGGTCTGGCCGGCCGCGTTCTGGATGTCCGACGAGTTCTCGTCCAGTGCGGCGATCTCGGTGAACTTGCTGTTGAACCAGGTCTTGGTGCCCCACAGCGCGCCTGTGGCGAGGAAGATCAGCCCGGCGAGCACCGCGCACGCGATGCGGGTGATGCGGATCGAGCGGTCGCTGCGGCGTTGTTTCTTTTCCTGCAGCCGGGTCTGCGGGCCCGCCTTCTCGTCGTTCCCCTCGGATTTCACCGGCGCGACGACGCGCTGCAGCCGGGTGCGGGTCTGCTCGATGAGCGCGACCGGGCGCGCGATGAAGCGCTCGCGGCGCTCCTGGCGCTTGGCCTCCTCGGCGGCGAGCTCCTCGTGGGCGGCCGCGAAGCGGGCGAGGGTGTTGTCGATCTTGCGACGGACCTTGGTGTGGTCGCCGACGGGCTCCAGCTCGTCGGTCATCGTCAGCCGGTCCGCGGGGCTCACCGAGCGCCCCCGCCCAGGGCGACGCGGACCGCCGGGCCGCTCGAACGGCTCGCGGAGCTGGGTGGCGTCGGGTTCCGCGTCGTCCGCCGGCGGTTGGCGGTTGGCGGTTGGAGGCGTGGGGCTGGGGCGGGGCGCCTCGGCGTTGCTGGACTGCGGCGCTTCGGCGAAGCCACTGGGGTGCCGGGCGTCGGCGCGCTCGGGCTGGGGCGCGCGGCGGGCGGGGGCTGCGGCGCCGTTCGCGGCCTCCACGAAGCCACTGGGGCGGGCCGGGGCGTCGGCGCGGCGGGAAGGCTGCGGCCCGCTCGGGCGGGGCGGGGCGTCCGCGCGACCGGAGGGCTGCGGCGCTTCGGCGAAGCCACTGGGGTGCCGGGCGTCGGCGCGCTCGGGCTGGGGCCCACGGCGAGCAGGGGCCGCCGCGCCGTTCGCGGTCTCGACGAAACCGCTCGGGTGGACCGGGGCGTCGGCGCGGCCGGAGTTCGGCCGGCGCGGGGTCTCCGCACGACCGGAAGGCTGCGGCACCTCAGCGAAACCGCTCGGATGCACCGGGGCAGCCGCACCGCCGGAAGGCTTCGGCGCGCTCGGTCGGCGCGGGGCGTCGGCGGGGGCGGAGGGCTGCGCATCGGCAAAACCGCTTGGGTGGCGCGGGGCAGCGGCGCGACCGGAGGGCTGCGCCGCGGTGAAACCGCTCGGGTGCTGCACCTCGGCGCGGTCGGGCGCGCGGCGGACAGGAGCCACCGCGCCGTTTGGCTTCGGGGCTTCCGCGAAGCCGCTCGAGTGGCGTGGCGCTTCCGCGGGGGGCTGGGGTGCTTCCAGGAAGCTGCTCGGGTGCCAGGCCTCGGCGCGGCCCGGTGGCTGCGGGGCGCCTGCGGCGCCGTTCCGGTGGGCCGGTTCCGCGGGACGGCTCGGCGCGGCCGCGCGGTTCGAGGGCTGCGCCTCGGCGAAACCGTTCGCGTGGCGGCCCGGCGCAGCGGCCCGGCCCGACGGCTCCGGCGCTTCCGCGAAACCACTCGCGTGCCGCGCATCAGCGCGGGGCGGGGTTTTCGTGAAGCCGCTCGGGTGCGCGGCACCGTTCGACGGCTCCGGCCCCTCAGCGAAACCACCCGCGTGGCGGCCCGGCGCTGCAGCCCTGCCCGAGGGCTCCAGCGCATCCGCGGCACCGGGTGGCGGCTTCGGCGTGCAGCCGCTCGGGTGGTTCGGGGTCTCCGGCGCCGCCTCGCCGGCCGGCGCGCCCGCGCCCCGGCGTGGGGGGACTGCCCGGCGGGGCTGCTGCGTGGGCGGCAGGGGCGCGCCGGCCGAGCGCCCGGTCGCCGGGGCGCGGCGTTGCGGTGGGGGCTCCGGCGCGCGCGGCTCGGGGCGGGCCGGGGGTGCGCTTCGGCGCGCCACCGCCGGCGCCTGATCCGCGGGGGCCGTGTGCGCGTTCGACCGGGCGCCGTCGAACCGTGGGCGGTATCCGGTGTGCTGGGCTACCAGATCCGAAACGTTGATGCCGCCGTGCGTGTCCAGGGAACGCCTGCGTCGCCGGCCGTTGGAGGCGCCGTCGTCGGCTCTGTGACCGGGGCCTGCGGCGTGGTCGTCTGGCACCCGGTCTCCTCTCCCTCGGTCGCGCCGGCCCGCCGGGAGGGGACCGTCTCAGTGATCATCGCCGGGACGGCGAGCATCGTTATCGTAGAGATACTCGCGGGTCCTGACGACACCCTCCTGCTGATTTTTTTACATAGCGTGCGCCAAAGCGGGCCGAGTGCGACAAACGGGGTGATGCCGCACACCGGCAAAACGGGGAAACGATCGGTGCCAATTACTGACAGTGCTCAAGCACGCGGACTCCGCCGCGTTCGCGGTACGCGACCCGGTTGCGCCCGGCGTGCTTCGCGGCGTAAAGGAGGTCGTCGGCCATCCGCAGCTGCTCCGGGCCGCTCACCGGCTCGTGCGAAACGCCGACGCTGATCGTCACGCCAAGCCCGGGACAAATCTCTGACCAGGCGTGTTGCGCCACCCGGCGCCGGGCGCGCTCGGCTATCCGCAGCGCCGTCCCCGGCTGAACCTCCGGCAGCACTAGCATGAACTCCTCGCCGCCGTAACGCGCGCAAAAACCCGGCGCGGGTACACCTGCGCGCAACAACTCGGCCACCCGCCGCAACACCTGGTCACCGATCAAGTGACCAAACGTGTCATTGACGCTTTTGAACAGATCGATGTCGATCAGCGCCACC carries:
- a CDS encoding LCP family protein, whose product is MTDELEPVGDHTKVRRKIDNTLARFAAAHEELAAEEAKRQERRERFIARPVALIEQTRTRLQRVVAPVKSEGNDEKAGPQTRLQEKKQRRSDRSIRITRIACAVLAGLIFLATGALWGTKTWFNSKFTEIAALDENSSDIQNAAGQTGDENFLIVGSDTRAGATAEENVGDADTIGGARSDTIMLAHVPADRKRAVIVSFPRDLEISRPACERYDAAAGTYTSEIVSAATKVKLNTAYAVGGPKCLTKWVQQQTGLRVNHFVGIDFGGFKEMVDAVHGVTVHVDSPIRDTTLGMVIAETGDVTISGDQALSFVRARHVVGDPTSDYGRIKRQQQFLTALLQKAMSQGVITDPTQLTNFVTAFARATFGDNIGVDQMLTLAQSMKGLDTSKLKFLTVPTVGEPNTRGNEVLLETRSKELFQALIDNTPLPGTPEYEAAKAAASATQTPPSSSSKSSGSTSSDS
- a CDS encoding GGDEF domain-containing protein — protein: MTEVETVTSERARPDETDLLSLHEAIAELHASQGDFRTAYEHLRTALGIARTARPQIPEQLRREFDRLRRERAQAREESLRDALTAVYNRRYLDNRLADLRGDARTPLAVALIDIDLFKSVNDTFGHLIGDQVLRRVAELLRAGVPAPGFCARYGGEEFMLVLPEVQPGTALRIAERARRRVAQHAWSEICPGLGVTISVGVSHEPVSGPEQLRMADDLLYAAKHAGRNRVAYRERGGVRVLEHCQ